A window of the Acidimicrobiales bacterium genome harbors these coding sequences:
- a CDS encoding IS3 family transposase, which produces MGWRVGVRVLRLASPHPSASARRREWLAGEVARVFAASNGVFGYRKVHSRLVDEGIVVCDRVVRDLMVEQGLESCHPAPWRHLTQPDGTPPAPDLIARDFTADRPGVRLVGDITQIDTWEGPVFLATVIDLYNREVIGWAMAEHHRAELVCEAIVMARRNRRIRRRAIFHSDRGTEYTSRAFRHCLRVNGRIRSSMGQVGCCPFTGQSDLVLAA; this is translated from the coding sequence GTGGGCTGGCGTGTCGGAGTCCGGGTTCTACGCCTGGCGTCGCCGCACCCCTCCGCGTCGGCTCGTCGCCGGGAGTGGCTGGCCGGTGAGGTCGCCCGGGTGTTCGCTGCCTCCAACGGGGTGTTCGGCTACCGCAAGGTGCATTCCCGGCTCGTCGATGAAGGGATCGTGGTGTGTGACCGTGTGGTGCGGGATCTGATGGTCGAACAAGGCCTGGAGTCGTGTCATCCAGCGCCGTGGCGGCATCTCACCCAACCCGATGGGACACCGCCGGCCCCCGACCTCATCGCCCGCGACTTCACCGCTGATCGGCCCGGTGTGCGTCTGGTCGGCGACATCACCCAGATCGACACGTGGGAAGGCCCCGTGTTCCTCGCGACGGTGATCGATCTGTACAACCGTGAAGTGATCGGCTGGGCCATGGCCGAGCATCATCGGGCCGAACTGGTGTGCGAGGCGATCGTCATGGCCCGCCGGAACCGGCGGATCCGGCGGCGAGCGATCTTCCATTCCGACCGCGGCACGGAGTACACCTCGAGGGCGTTCCGTCACTGCCTGCGTGTGAATGGGCGGATCCGTTCCTCGATGGGCCAGGTCGGCTGCTGCCCCTTTACCGGCCAATCGGATCTGGTGTTGGCGGCTTGA
- a CDS encoding tyrosine-type recombinase/integrase produces the protein MLSHVERRPRRRSPIRVREANRLPRSLDADQVVALFGSLLTWRDRAIAGLMVFCGLRSVEVLGLDVTDVDIGGRWLRVNGKGAKERRVPLDVDVAGVIQTYLLAERPETASGRLFIVAKGPTRGQPLTTAGLRRIFRYHRELSGVAGGHPHALRHTFGTALAEAGVDLAVMQALLGHTHIDTTARYVHLAPTHVKAEFDAARQRQRHQS, from the coding sequence ATGTTGTCGCATGTCGAGCGTCGCCCTCGGCGGCGTTCACCGATACGTGTCCGCGAGGCGAACCGGCTGCCACGGTCGCTCGACGCCGACCAGGTCGTGGCCTTGTTTGGGTCGTTGTTGACGTGGCGTGACCGGGCGATCGCCGGGTTGATGGTGTTCTGTGGTCTGCGCTCGGTCGAGGTTCTCGGCCTCGACGTCACCGATGTCGACATTGGTGGCCGCTGGCTCCGGGTGAACGGCAAGGGCGCTAAGGAACGTCGTGTCCCGCTCGATGTCGATGTTGCCGGGGTGATCCAGACCTACCTGCTGGCGGAGCGGCCCGAGACGGCGAGCGGCCGGTTGTTCATCGTTGCCAAGGGCCCGACCCGCGGGCAGCCGTTGACCACGGCCGGGCTGCGGCGGATCTTCCGGTATCACCGGGAACTGTCTGGTGTTGCGGGCGGGCATCCGCACGCGTTGCGCCACACCTTCGGCACTGCGCTGGCCGAGGCCGGGGTTGATCTGGCGGTGATGCAGGCCCTGCTCGGCCATACCCATATCGACACCACTGCCCGCTATGTCCATCTGGCTCCGACCCATGTCAAAGCTGAGTTCGATGCTGCCCGTCAACGACAACGCCACCAGTCCTGA
- a CDS encoding tyrosine-type recombinase/integrase gives MSKLSSMLPVNDNATSPEPAGPLPQGDELFEIYREYMTATGRGNVTSERAARLFLRAWPEPSAWEAEPLDVRLAIDPSATALLAMLMMSGRVRPGWDWLVRRKLSAFWSASAGTPIGDDMAAFVTAAVEVGFTPIQARRAGSQSIGRVLIQTGRRLDQITVADLGALARACTDREAVTGQGWRHYRSAIVCAHQVLFHLGVLDTQPPPSLTPLPLTDRFAGCTPELGGLMVAYLERKTGTCRPKTVTALATRLNHFGLFLTDTDPTLISFNGLDRRRHIEPYLNSVAGASSSKTGLPLTIADQDRRIRAVDHMLVEIGEWGWDDAPPRRLIFRSDHPRLPKPLPRYLPVDADRRLAAALEASPYRLSADALLLARAVGLRIGELIDLELDCVHDIAGNGSWLKVPLGKLDTERMVPLDDETVALIDRIVDTRTPGRPINHPRDGRPTQFLFTHHGRRLSQTAVRHELSRSAEAAGIGPVTPHQLRHTYATAMVNAGVSLQALMALLGHVSAQMSLRYGHLFDTTVRAEYERALNLAKTRIGAMPLTQTGRDLIPVNAINTSGDWRDEPAIKARLAGGYCLRAPAQGACAYANICEHCPNLRTDAASVTVLAAQRVDTRALAADAERRGWIDEADRHHRLLERLDHLIEQAGA, from the coding sequence ATGTCAAAGCTGAGTTCGATGCTGCCCGTCAACGACAACGCCACCAGTCCTGAACCAGCCGGCCCGCTGCCCCAGGGCGACGAGTTGTTCGAGATCTACCGGGAATACATGACCGCCACGGGGCGGGGCAACGTGACTTCGGAACGCGCCGCCCGATTGTTCCTGCGAGCATGGCCTGAGCCGTCGGCCTGGGAGGCCGAACCGTTGGACGTTCGCCTCGCCATCGATCCGTCAGCGACGGCGTTGTTGGCGATGTTGATGATGTCGGGCCGTGTCCGCCCGGGTTGGGATTGGCTGGTGAGACGCAAACTCTCAGCGTTCTGGTCCGCCAGCGCCGGCACGCCGATCGGCGACGACATGGCGGCGTTTGTTACGGCGGCGGTCGAGGTCGGGTTCACCCCGATCCAGGCCCGCCGGGCCGGGTCCCAGTCGATCGGCCGGGTGTTGATCCAAACCGGTCGCCGTCTCGATCAGATCACCGTCGCCGACCTCGGCGCGCTGGCCCGGGCATGCACCGATCGTGAGGCGGTTACGGGTCAGGGCTGGCGGCACTATCGCAGCGCGATCGTGTGTGCTCATCAGGTGTTGTTCCATCTCGGCGTGCTCGACACGCAACCACCGCCATCGTTGACACCGTTGCCTCTGACGGACCGGTTCGCCGGTTGCACCCCCGAACTCGGCGGGTTGATGGTCGCCTACCTGGAACGCAAGACCGGCACGTGTCGCCCCAAGACCGTGACTGCGTTGGCGACCCGCCTCAACCATTTCGGCCTGTTCCTCACCGACACCGACCCGACGCTCATCTCGTTCAACGGGCTCGACCGGCGCCGCCATATCGAGCCGTATCTGAACTCCGTCGCCGGCGCGTCGTCGTCGAAGACCGGGCTCCCGCTCACGATCGCCGATCAGGACCGTCGGATCCGGGCGGTCGATCACATGCTGGTCGAGATCGGCGAATGGGGCTGGGACGACGCACCGCCACGACGACTGATCTTCCGTTCCGATCATCCCCGGCTCCCCAAACCGTTGCCCCGCTACCTTCCCGTCGACGCTGATCGTCGACTCGCTGCCGCGTTGGAAGCATCGCCGTATCGGCTGTCGGCTGACGCCCTGCTCCTTGCCCGGGCGGTCGGGCTCCGTATCGGTGAACTCATCGATCTCGAACTCGACTGCGTGCACGACATCGCCGGGAACGGATCATGGTTGAAAGTCCCACTCGGGAAACTCGACACCGAACGCATGGTCCCCCTCGATGACGAAACCGTCGCGCTGATCGACCGGATCGTCGACACCCGCACCCCGGGCCGGCCGATCAACCATCCCCGCGACGGGCGTCCCACCCAGTTCCTGTTCACCCACCACGGCCGCCGGCTCTCACAAACCGCGGTCCGTCACGAACTCAGCCGTTCCGCCGAGGCCGCAGGGATCGGCCCTGTCACCCCACACCAACTCCGTCACACCTACGCCACCGCCATGGTCAACGCCGGTGTTTCTCTCCAAGCGCTCATGGCGCTCCTCGGGCACGTGTCCGCGCAGATGAGCCTGCGCTACGGGCACCTGTTCGACACGACCGTCCGGGCCGAATACGAACGAGCGCTCAACCTCGCGAAGACCAGGATCGGGGCCATGCCCCTCACCCAGACCGGCCGGGACCTGATCCCGGTGAACGCCATCAACACCAGCGGCGACTGGCGGGACGAGCCAGCGATCAAAGCCAGACTCGCCGGCGGCTACTGCCTCCGAGCCCCCGCCCAGGGCGCCTGCGCCTACGCCAACATCTGTGAGCACTGTCCGAACCTGCGCACCGACGCTGCGTCGGTCACCGTCCTCGCTGCCCAACGCGTTGATACCCGTGCCTTGGCTGCTGACGCCGAGCGTCGTGGCTGGATCGACGAAGCCGACCGACACCACCGGCTCCTCGAACGCCTCGATCATCTCATCGAACAGGCCGGCGCATGA
- a CDS encoding DUF6262 family protein: MTKLDGIEQACLDLTAEQIRVTFAAVAQRTGLSRTTLYNTPELRAVIDAHRNQPSDPRTLTSLTHEIGHLRTALEAIADRVRQHEERLRHLEDRQPRQRAN; the protein is encoded by the coding sequence ATGACCAAACTCGACGGCATCGAACAAGCCTGTCTCGACCTCACTGCCGAACAGATCAGGGTCACGTTCGCCGCGGTCGCTCAACGAACAGGTCTCAGCCGGACCACCCTCTACAACACCCCTGAGCTCCGGGCAGTCATCGACGCCCACCGAAACCAGCCTTCCGATCCCCGAACCCTGACCAGCCTCACCCACGAAATCGGGCACCTCCGCACCGCTCTCGAAGCCATCGCCGACAGAGTCCGCCAACACGAAGAACGCCTCCGCCACCTCGAGGACAGACAACCCCGACAACGAGCGAACTAG
- a CDS encoding IS256 family transposase, which yields MLRVVTDDDARAEMRSSLDEIVLGGARRMLAAALEAEVDAYIADLADQRDAEGRRLVTRNGHARERTVTTAAGGIGVSAPRVNDRRVDPDTGERARFRSSILPPWVRKSPKVADVLPLLYLHGMSTGDFAPALTEFFGSAAGLSASVVTRLSAQWQDEQKAFAARRLDDRDFVYVWADGVHFNVRLEEERLCCLVIVGVRVDGTKELVALTDGYRESTESWADLLRDLKRRGMRAPMLAVGDGALGFWGALREVFPETRAQRCWFHKVGNVLSALPKSAQPTAKRMLAEIRDAEDRVHAEQAARAFADTYGAKYPKAVAKITDDLVPLLAFFDFPAEHWIHLKTTNPIESTFATVRLRTRVTKGPGSRAAGLAMAYKLLEAAQDRWRAVNAPHLVALVRAGARFDNKGVIIERDTTEEAAAA from the coding sequence ATGTTGAGAGTAGTGACTGATGATGACGCCCGCGCGGAGATGCGGTCGTCGCTGGACGAGATCGTGTTGGGAGGCGCCCGCCGGATGCTGGCCGCCGCGTTGGAGGCCGAGGTCGACGCGTACATCGCCGACCTGGCCGATCAGCGTGACGCCGAGGGACGGCGGTTGGTGACACGGAACGGGCATGCCCGCGAGCGGACGGTGACCACCGCAGCCGGAGGGATCGGGGTGTCCGCGCCGCGGGTGAACGACCGCCGCGTCGATCCCGACACCGGGGAACGGGCCCGGTTCCGTTCCTCGATCCTGCCGCCCTGGGTGCGCAAGTCCCCCAAGGTCGCGGACGTGTTGCCGTTGCTGTACCTGCATGGCATGTCGACCGGTGACTTCGCGCCGGCGCTCACAGAGTTCTTCGGTTCGGCTGCGGGGTTGTCGGCGTCGGTGGTGACCCGGTTGAGCGCCCAGTGGCAGGACGAGCAGAAGGCGTTCGCTGCCCGCCGGCTCGATGACCGTGACTTCGTGTACGTGTGGGCCGATGGGGTGCACTTCAACGTCCGCCTCGAAGAAGAACGCCTGTGTTGCCTGGTCATCGTGGGGGTCCGCGTCGACGGCACCAAGGAACTCGTTGCGCTCACTGACGGTTACCGGGAATCGACGGAGTCCTGGGCGGATCTGCTGCGCGACCTCAAGCGGCGGGGGATGCGGGCCCCGATGCTCGCCGTTGGCGACGGCGCGCTCGGGTTCTGGGGGGCGTTGCGCGAGGTGTTCCCTGAGACCCGGGCCCAGCGTTGCTGGTTCCACAAGGTCGGCAACGTGTTGTCGGCGTTGCCGAAATCGGCGCAGCCGACCGCCAAGCGGATGCTGGCCGAGATCCGCGACGCCGAGGACCGCGTCCACGCCGAGCAGGCCGCTCGAGCGTTCGCGGACACCTACGGGGCGAAGTATCCGAAAGCGGTCGCGAAGATCACCGACGACCTCGTCCCGCTGCTCGCGTTTTTCGACTTCCCCGCCGAGCATTGGATCCACCTCAAGACCACGAACCCGATCGAGTCGACGTTCGCGACCGTCCGGCTCCGCACCCGGGTCACCAAGGGCCCCGGCTCACGAGCTGCTGGGCTTGCCATGGCCTACAAACTCCTCGAAGCCGCCCAGGACCGCTGGCGAGCTGTCAACGCACCCCACCTTGTCGCCCTCGTCCGAGCCGGCGCACGCTTCGACAACAAGGGGGTGATCATCGAACGCGACACCACCGAGGAAGCCGCCGCCGCGTAA
- a CDS encoding type IV secretory system conjugative DNA transfer family protein: MTAPHPYGRGPTGPPGPPTWGVGNDVGMNLAIGAIVMIMAVGAVVWCGAQLAAVVFGDGLMPAGLADAGSALVHLKANAGNPKAAWPDDTGATLPGPLAYWTCTITVALVAFGAIVSGYWLWTTRWKDRANPLGVTRPGGMALAKDMKHLTVEEPTLGRITLGRLGRKLLAAEPQTSLAVIGPTGCGKTAGFAIPALLEWKGPIIATSVKNDLLDVTLEHRRQQGTVWIFDPTAVTGHTAAGWSPLTACDTWGGAQRVAAWLCEAAQPKRDSVTDGDYWYTQARKGLAPYLHAAAIGDKTMANVVRWIDTQAVDDVEAILREHAGVEAHLEKLMVTDEARQLRRKFQRTIEDQVTAQYQAEHDLMDGSNPWVTLDPRQWPIDRQRELKRRIGDQLHAEVKAELLSTALKDMAPTGRLDPLLAARALWTKEARLRGSVYATIENVLAGYADPEIAKATNISEINLATWLSGDNTIFVIATAHEQARLRPVLNVLIQQAIRIAYDTATVKGGKLDHPCLVMLDEAGNIAPLRDLPGYAATARSHDISLVTIWQDLAQIKSIYGDRAQTVLNNHRAKMFGTGIADDATLDYLSRLIGEERRTEYNQSGDLHGGRRSITETTQYRRTAPADTIRRVQPNHALLIYGRDLPTQVRLRPWFRNPTPRGQTAPRK; encoded by the coding sequence ATGACGGCGCCCCACCCCTACGGCCGAGGACCAACCGGGCCGCCGGGCCCGCCGACGTGGGGCGTCGGCAACGACGTCGGCATGAACCTCGCCATCGGCGCCATCGTCATGATCATGGCGGTCGGCGCCGTCGTCTGGTGTGGCGCTCAACTCGCAGCTGTCGTCTTCGGCGACGGACTGATGCCCGCTGGCTTGGCGGACGCCGGAAGCGCACTCGTGCATCTCAAGGCCAACGCAGGCAACCCCAAGGCGGCATGGCCCGACGACACCGGGGCAACGCTGCCCGGTCCCCTCGCCTACTGGACCTGCACCATCACCGTCGCCCTCGTTGCGTTCGGAGCGATCGTGTCTGGCTACTGGCTCTGGACCACTCGATGGAAGGACCGAGCAAACCCGCTTGGCGTCACCCGACCCGGAGGAATGGCGTTGGCCAAAGACATGAAACACCTGACGGTGGAGGAACCAACTCTCGGCCGGATCACCCTCGGCCGGCTCGGCCGCAAACTCCTCGCCGCCGAACCGCAGACGAGCCTGGCCGTCATCGGTCCGACCGGCTGCGGCAAGACGGCCGGGTTCGCCATCCCCGCTCTGCTCGAATGGAAGGGACCGATCATCGCGACGAGCGTCAAGAACGATCTCCTCGATGTCACGCTCGAGCACCGACGCCAGCAGGGCACCGTCTGGATCTTCGACCCCACCGCCGTCACCGGACACACCGCAGCCGGATGGTCACCGCTCACCGCCTGCGACACATGGGGCGGAGCGCAGCGCGTCGCCGCCTGGCTCTGCGAAGCAGCCCAACCGAAACGAGACAGCGTCACCGACGGCGACTACTGGTACACCCAGGCCCGCAAAGGCCTCGCCCCCTACCTCCACGCCGCTGCCATCGGCGACAAGACCATGGCCAATGTGGTCCGATGGATCGACACCCAAGCGGTTGACGACGTCGAGGCGATCCTCCGAGAGCACGCCGGCGTCGAGGCCCACCTCGAGAAGCTGATGGTCACCGACGAAGCCCGCCAGCTTCGGCGCAAGTTCCAGCGGACGATCGAGGACCAGGTCACCGCTCAGTACCAGGCCGAGCATGACTTGATGGACGGCAGCAACCCATGGGTGACGCTCGACCCGAGGCAGTGGCCGATCGATCGGCAGCGGGAACTCAAGCGACGAATCGGCGACCAGCTGCACGCCGAGGTGAAGGCCGAACTGCTCAGCACTGCGCTGAAGGACATGGCCCCAACTGGAAGGCTCGACCCGCTGCTCGCCGCCCGAGCACTCTGGACCAAAGAAGCGCGGCTGCGGGGCAGCGTGTACGCCACCATCGAGAACGTGCTCGCCGGCTACGCCGACCCCGAGATCGCGAAGGCGACCAACATCAGCGAGATCAACCTCGCCACATGGCTCAGTGGCGACAACACCATCTTCGTGATCGCCACCGCCCACGAGCAGGCAAGACTACGGCCGGTCCTCAACGTGCTGATCCAACAAGCCATCCGCATTGCCTACGACACAGCAACGGTCAAGGGCGGCAAGCTCGACCACCCGTGCCTGGTCATGCTCGACGAAGCAGGCAACATCGCGCCCTTGCGTGACCTCCCCGGCTACGCCGCGACCGCAAGGAGCCACGACATCAGCCTCGTCACCATCTGGCAGGACCTGGCCCAGATCAAGAGCATCTACGGCGACCGAGCACAGACCGTTCTCAACAACCACCGGGCCAAGATGTTCGGCACCGGCATCGCCGATGACGCCACCCTCGACTATCTCAGCCGCCTCATCGGCGAAGAACGACGGACCGAATACAACCAGTCCGGAGACCTGCACGGCGGCCGTCGCAGCATCACGGAAACCACCCAATACCGCCGTACCGCCCCTGCCGACACCATTCGCAGGGTCCAGCCCAACCACGCCCTTCTGATCTACGGCCGAGACCTCCCGACGCAGGTGAGGCTGCGACCGTGGTTCAGGAATCCGACGCCAAGGGGTCAGACAGCACCCCGGAAGTGA
- a CDS encoding SCO6880 family protein has translation MNEPQAVTYRFNLRDRTGWFLGLEGPQCVALGLGVLGAGALLNAGAPGLTVFVPLVLAAAIALGQWQGRPLYLLAPIATTWSFTRLTGRHRWFAPITRFTESGERTTSQPSLPPMLEGTSIDESEVAWTRRGRSEGTGIVLDRTERTATAVLRVSSRAFALAERGEQQRMLSMWGDALAAFCTERGPVAKIRWTEWAAPAGLDDQRRYLTDHQSIYADPDALGSYRELLASAGPMVTRHEVLVAVTVAERKLRRRNGDHDHASIDEVLLEEVRLLSGRLETAGLSASLPLSPTEIAETLRSRLDPYSVPTLGARKRSLTELAGIVSVVNAGPMSVDVAWDHVRVDRSVHASYVFAEWPRLEVGPTWMEPLMLQAGGIRTLAVHYEPVAHSRSQRQVDRDSVKLAADEEQRNRSGFRVGARHRRAQTEVADREAELVAGYPEFEYVGTAHICAPDQVSLERSCSEYEQLAAQVGIELRRLDGQHDLALACCLPIGRGIAGKRGLQ, from the coding sequence ATGAACGAACCGCAAGCAGTCACGTACCGATTCAATCTGCGGGACCGCACCGGCTGGTTCCTCGGACTCGAAGGGCCACAGTGCGTGGCGCTCGGGCTCGGGGTCCTCGGCGCCGGTGCCCTCCTCAACGCTGGAGCGCCGGGACTGACCGTCTTCGTCCCACTGGTCCTGGCTGCCGCAATCGCGTTGGGCCAATGGCAAGGCCGCCCGCTGTACCTGCTGGCACCGATCGCCACGACATGGAGCTTCACACGCCTCACCGGCCGCCACCGGTGGTTCGCACCGATCACCCGGTTCACCGAATCCGGAGAGCGCACCACGTCGCAACCGTCGTTGCCGCCCATGCTCGAAGGGACCTCGATCGACGAATCCGAGGTTGCGTGGACTCGCAGAGGCCGCAGCGAGGGGACCGGGATCGTCCTTGATCGCACCGAGCGCACCGCCACCGCTGTTCTGCGGGTGAGTAGTCGTGCGTTCGCGTTGGCAGAGCGGGGTGAGCAGCAACGGATGCTGTCGATGTGGGGCGATGCCCTTGCAGCGTTCTGCACCGAACGAGGACCGGTCGCCAAGATTCGCTGGACCGAATGGGCCGCTCCCGCCGGTCTCGACGACCAGCGTCGCTACCTCACCGACCACCAGAGCATCTACGCCGACCCCGATGCCCTCGGCTCCTACCGTGAGCTGCTGGCCTCAGCGGGTCCGATGGTGACTCGTCACGAAGTCCTCGTTGCCGTGACCGTCGCCGAACGCAAGCTCCGCCGTCGCAACGGCGACCACGATCATGCGTCGATCGACGAGGTGTTGCTGGAGGAGGTGCGGTTGCTGTCCGGTCGGCTCGAGACGGCCGGGCTGTCGGCCAGCCTGCCGCTCTCCCCGACCGAGATCGCCGAGACGCTTCGCAGCAGACTCGATCCGTACTCCGTCCCCACGTTGGGTGCACGCAAGCGATCCCTGACCGAACTCGCCGGGATCGTGTCGGTCGTCAACGCCGGACCGATGAGCGTCGACGTGGCCTGGGATCACGTTCGGGTCGACCGTTCCGTTCACGCGTCGTACGTGTTCGCCGAATGGCCTCGGCTCGAGGTCGGCCCCACCTGGATGGAACCGCTCATGCTCCAAGCCGGCGGTATTCGTACCCTTGCTGTGCACTACGAACCGGTCGCCCACTCGCGGTCCCAACGCCAGGTCGACCGGGACAGCGTCAAACTCGCCGCCGACGAGGAACAACGCAACCGGTCCGGGTTCCGCGTCGGGGCACGACACCGGCGTGCCCAAACCGAGGTCGCCGATCGCGAGGCCGAACTGGTCGCCGGCTACCCCGAGTTCGAGTACGTCGGGACCGCCCACATCTGCGCACCCGACCAGGTCTCACTCGAGCGTTCCTGCTCGGAGTACGAACAGCTCGCCGCCCAGGTCGGCATCGAGCTCCGCCGACTCGACGGACAACATGACCTCGCCCTCGCCTGTTGCCTGCCGATCGGTCGAGGGATCGCCGGAAAGCGTGGACTGCAATGA
- a CDS encoding peptidoglycan DD-metalloendopeptidase family protein, protein MKLIAAVGAALVAFVLAVASVAVVPGAGVGAPSAKAMEEIPASLLPVYMNAAAGCRGLPWQVLAAIGSIESGHGAGRLDPLTGEVTPPILGPPLNGSAGVARVPDQTMPGGWARAAGPMQFLSTTWASWGRVAPGRPIGASPDANNAWDAIYTAAAYLCGGSEEVGDLDAAILRYNRSQTYLDAVMAKAIEYGLGTVIGVGGMFCPVAGEVGFTNDWGFPRSGGRTHKGTDIFARAGTPLVAVEDGVIDRVSNTDVGLGGLTVWLNGDSGTRYYYAHNSLNAAATGERVAGGQVIAYVGNTGNAAFTPPHVHFELHPAGQEDVNPYALVAALCRIN, encoded by the coding sequence ATGAAACTGATCGCCGCAGTGGGCGCCGCCCTCGTCGCATTCGTCCTCGCCGTCGCCAGCGTCGCCGTCGTACCAGGAGCCGGAGTAGGCGCACCGAGCGCCAAGGCGATGGAGGAGATACCGGCGTCGCTGCTGCCGGTCTACATGAACGCAGCCGCCGGCTGTCGCGGTCTGCCTTGGCAGGTGCTGGCTGCGATCGGATCGATCGAGTCGGGCCATGGGGCGGGACGTCTCGACCCGCTGACGGGCGAGGTGACGCCACCGATCCTCGGACCTCCGCTGAACGGCAGCGCAGGCGTGGCACGCGTGCCGGACCAAACGATGCCTGGCGGCTGGGCTCGTGCTGCGGGTCCGATGCAGTTTCTGTCGACCACCTGGGCGTCGTGGGGTCGAGTCGCACCTGGCCGCCCGATCGGGGCGAGCCCCGACGCGAACAATGCGTGGGATGCGATCTATACCGCAGCCGCCTATCTCTGCGGAGGGAGCGAGGAGGTCGGCGATCTCGATGCTGCGATCCTTCGATACAACCGCAGCCAGACGTACCTCGACGCGGTCATGGCGAAAGCCATCGAGTACGGGCTCGGCACGGTCATTGGCGTCGGCGGCATGTTCTGCCCGGTGGCGGGAGAGGTCGGGTTCACCAACGACTGGGGGTTCCCCAGATCAGGTGGACGGACTCACAAAGGCACCGACATCTTCGCTCGAGCCGGCACGCCGCTCGTCGCCGTCGAGGACGGCGTGATCGATCGGGTCAGCAACACCGATGTCGGCCTCGGTGGCCTCACCGTCTGGCTCAACGGCGACAGCGGAACCAGGTACTACTACGCCCACAACTCGCTCAACGCCGCCGCCACAGGCGAGCGAGTTGCCGGCGGCCAAGTCATCGCGTACGTCGGCAACACCGGCAACGCCGCGTTCACCCCACCCCACGTCCACTTCGAACTCCACCCGGCTGGGCAGGAGGACGTGAACCCCTACGCGCTGGTGGCGGCACTTTGCAGGATCAACTAG